The Winogradskyella schleiferi genome has a window encoding:
- a CDS encoding GIY-YIG nuclease family protein, producing the protein MNHCCYILYSEKLSRYYVGYSSDLEVRLVFHENSESRKFTHNAKDWQLYYKIDCTSKTQGKAIEAHIKRMKSKTYIENLLKHPEITAKLLEKYNE; encoded by the coding sequence ATGAACCATTGCTGTTACATTCTATATTCAGAAAAACTATCACGATATTATGTTGGGTATAGTTCTGATTTGGAAGTTCGATTAGTATTTCACGAAAATTCAGAATCACGAAAATTTACTCACAACGCCAAAGATTGGCAACTCTATTATAAAATTGATTGTACGAGTAAGACACAAGGGAAAGCAATTGAGGCCCATATTAAAAGAATGAAAAGCAAAACCTATATTGAGAATCTTTTAAAGCATCCTGAGATTACAGCCAAACTGCTAGAGAAATATAATGAGTGA